The following are encoded together in the Actinoplanes sp. N902-109 genome:
- a CDS encoding DUF72 domain-containing protein, with product MGEIQVGTASWTDKTLIASGWYPAAANTPERRLAYYAEQFPVVEVDATYYGPPAEQTARLWAQRTPAGFTFNIKAFSLLTGHPTKVSAIYKDLRPVTDKKNVYPGDLPAQTYEEIWTRFLSALDPLADAGKLGALLFQFPPWWGIKRSNKDFLREVVARVKPLRPVFEFRNASWFEGDNAAETLDFLRANELPLVCVDMPQGHKSSVPPIAEATADLAVVRFHGHSDKWTSRDIYEKFNYDYSAAELSAWVPRLKKLAAQTDRTQVFMNNCAGDSAQRNARTLTDLLGSD from the coding sequence ATGGGTGAGATTCAGGTCGGCACGGCGTCGTGGACCGACAAGACGTTGATCGCCTCGGGGTGGTACCCGGCCGCCGCGAACACGCCGGAGCGCCGGCTCGCCTACTACGCCGAGCAGTTCCCGGTGGTGGAGGTGGACGCGACCTACTACGGGCCGCCCGCCGAGCAGACCGCGCGGCTGTGGGCGCAGCGCACGCCGGCCGGCTTCACCTTCAACATCAAGGCGTTCAGCCTGCTGACCGGCCACCCGACCAAGGTGTCGGCGATCTACAAGGACCTGCGACCGGTCACCGACAAGAAGAACGTCTACCCCGGTGACCTGCCGGCCCAGACGTACGAGGAGATCTGGACCAGGTTTCTCTCCGCCCTGGACCCGCTCGCCGACGCGGGCAAGCTCGGGGCGCTGCTGTTCCAGTTCCCGCCGTGGTGGGGCATCAAGCGGTCCAACAAGGACTTCCTGCGGGAGGTCGTGGCCCGGGTGAAGCCACTGCGCCCGGTCTTCGAGTTCCGCAACGCCTCGTGGTTCGAGGGCGACAACGCCGCCGAGACGCTCGACTTCCTGCGGGCCAACGAACTGCCCCTGGTCTGCGTGGACATGCCGCAGGGGCACAAGTCGTCGGTGCCGCCGATCGCCGAGGCCACCGCTGACCTGGCCGTGGTGCGCTTCCACGGGCACAGCGACAAGTGGACCAGCCGCGACATCTACGAGAAATTCAATTACGACTACTCCGCCGCGGAACTGTCGGCCTGGGTGCCCCGGCTGAAAAAGCTCGCCGCCCAGACCGACCGCACCCAGGTATTCATGAACAACTGCGCCGGCGACAGTGCCCAGCGCAATGCCCGCACATTGACCGACCTGCTGGGCAGCGATTAG
- a CDS encoding TraR/DksA C4-type zinc finger protein codes for MLVNSAVITGKGADTAKGRSADDVERIRVLLQARFDDLNVEYEQAVEENQRLRLVEIGDAAGDDQADSGSKTAERDAATSLLRTLLDRRTQAEVALQRLDEGSYGNCEGCSNPIPVERLEVFPSATTCVNCKANRERRAG; via the coding sequence ATGCTCGTCAACAGCGCGGTCATCACGGGTAAAGGTGCGGACACCGCCAAGGGTCGCTCGGCCGACGACGTCGAGCGGATCCGGGTGCTGCTGCAGGCCCGGTTCGACGACCTGAACGTCGAGTACGAACAGGCCGTCGAGGAGAACCAGCGGCTGCGGCTGGTCGAGATCGGCGACGCTGCCGGTGACGACCAGGCGGACAGCGGGTCCAAGACCGCCGAGCGCGACGCGGCGACGTCGCTGCTGCGGACCCTGCTCGACCGGCGTACGCAGGCGGAAGTCGCCCTGCAGCGGCTCGACGAGGGCTCGTACGGCAACTGCGAGGGCTGCTCGAACCCGATCCCGGTGGAGCGGCTCGAGGTGTTCCCGTCGGCCACGACGTGTGTCAACTGCAAGGCCAACCGCGAGCGTCGCGCGGGCTGA
- a CDS encoding winged helix-turn-helix domain-containing protein, with protein MTLNIPLTGDTLPPQAKRLLEAVCELVEAGEGAIAVEPSPGPAPAHAHPAGELTPLHAGPEVRLLLASRQVLLAGELMPLTRLEFDLLQYLADHPRRVFSRTQLLTAVWGYEHTGERTVDVHVRRLRVKMGDVPLITTVYGVGYRLADDAQIVLDPQS; from the coding sequence GTGACGCTCAACATCCCGCTCACCGGCGACACCCTGCCGCCGCAGGCCAAGCGGCTGCTCGAGGCGGTCTGCGAGCTGGTCGAGGCGGGCGAGGGCGCCATCGCAGTCGAGCCGTCCCCCGGGCCGGCGCCCGCCCACGCCCACCCGGCCGGCGAGCTCACCCCGCTGCACGCCGGCCCCGAGGTCCGCCTCCTCCTGGCGTCCCGCCAGGTGCTGCTGGCCGGCGAGCTGATGCCCCTGACTCGCCTCGAGTTCGACCTCCTGCAATACCTGGCCGACCACCCCCGCCGGGTCTTCAGCCGCACCCAGCTCCTCACCGCCGTCTGGGGCTACGAACACACCGGCGAACGCACAGTCGACGTCCACGTCCGCCGCCTCCGCGTCAAAATGGGCGACGTCCCGCTGATCACCACCGTGTACGGCGTGGGCTACCGCCTGGCCGACGACGCCCAGATCGTGCTGGACCCGCAGAGCTGA
- a CDS encoding ankyrin repeat domain-containing protein encodes MAEELDAETIAYAHRMFNLARTGGAAELAGQLAHGLPANLTNEKGDTLLILAAYHNHPGTVAALLEQGADPARVNDRGQTALAAAVFRRNAETVTLLLAAGARPEDGNPSALATAAFFNLPEMAALLQGRPQADTAEESDAGHEGDAKEGHAAHEGDAKESHAAHEADAEEGAATARAQGEAAATPQEA; translated from the coding sequence ATGGCCGAGGAATTGGATGCCGAAACGATCGCGTACGCGCACCGGATGTTCAACCTCGCGCGCACCGGTGGCGCTGCCGAACTCGCCGGCCAGCTCGCCCATGGGCTGCCCGCCAACCTCACCAACGAAAAGGGTGACACGCTGCTGATCCTGGCGGCGTACCACAACCATCCCGGCACCGTCGCGGCCCTGCTGGAGCAGGGCGCCGACCCGGCCCGGGTCAACGATCGCGGGCAGACCGCGCTGGCCGCCGCGGTGTTCCGCAGGAACGCCGAGACCGTGACGCTGCTGCTCGCCGCCGGCGCCCGGCCCGAGGACGGCAACCCCAGCGCGCTGGCCACCGCCGCGTTCTTCAACCTGCCCGAGATGGCCGCCCTGCTGCAAGGCCGCCCGCAAGCCGACACCGCCGAGGAAAGCGACGCTGGTCACGAAGGCGACGCCAAGGAAGGCCACGCCGCCCACGAAGGCGACGCCAAGGAAAGCCACGCCGCCCACGAAGCCGACGCCGAGGAAGGCGCCGCGACGGCCCGCGCGCAGGGGGAAGCCGCCGCGACCCCGCAAGAAGCATGA
- a CDS encoding DUF3500 domain-containing protein — protein MSLAGDLTRAAAAVLAGAPQARVPFEHRHRRWIDYTPVPDRPGVALADLAPHPRKAAHQLLATALGEAAFAQAMAIVALEEVLDRREGGRRNRRSDDYRVIVFGTPGDDVWAWRFEGHHLSVSLTVAGDRVSPAPIFLGANPARVDVLGRPVLRPLGVEEDLGRELLLALSPRAREIAVVADVAPYDIRTATHPRSERISPAGIARSRLRPTERALLDQLVALYLGRLPDELAAALDPAGGEVHFAWEGPPQPGTAHYYRLQADDLVIEFDLTTPDGSHAHTVIRRPDGEFGADLLGEHHGQTG, from the coding sequence ATGAGCCTCGCCGGCGACCTGACCCGGGCCGCGGCGGCCGTGCTGGCCGGCGCCCCGCAGGCCCGGGTGCCGTTCGAGCACCGGCACCGGCGCTGGATCGACTACACCCCGGTGCCCGACCGGCCCGGTGTGGCGCTGGCCGACCTTGCTCCGCACCCGCGCAAGGCCGCCCATCAGCTGCTCGCCACCGCCCTCGGGGAAGCCGCGTTCGCCCAGGCCATGGCAATTGTGGCGCTGGAGGAGGTGCTCGACCGGCGGGAGGGCGGGCGGCGGAACCGGCGCAGCGACGATTATCGGGTCATTGTCTTCGGTACGCCCGGGGACGACGTCTGGGCGTGGCGTTTCGAGGGGCACCATCTGTCGGTGAGCCTCACCGTCGCCGGTGACCGGGTCTCGCCCGCGCCGATCTTCCTGGGTGCCAACCCGGCCCGGGTGGACGTGCTGGGGCGTCCGGTGCTGCGGCCGCTGGGCGTCGAGGAGGATCTGGGGCGCGAGCTGCTGCTGGCGCTGTCGCCGCGGGCGCGGGAGATCGCGGTGGTGGCCGACGTGGCACCGTACGACATCAGGACCGCGACCCACCCGCGCAGCGAGCGGATCTCGCCGGCCGGCATCGCGCGCAGCCGGTTGCGGCCCACCGAGCGCGCGCTGCTCGACCAGCTGGTGGCGCTCTATCTGGGCCGGTTGCCGGACGAGCTGGCCGCGGCGCTGGACCCGGCCGGGGGTGAGGTGCATTTCGCGTGGGAGGGCCCGCCGCAGCCGGGCACCGCGCACTACTACCGGCTGCAGGCCGACGACCTGGTCATCGAGTTCGACCTGACCACGCCGGACGGCAGCCACGCGCACACCGTGATCCGCCGGCCGGACGGGGAGTTCGGCGCCGATCTGCTGGGCGAGCACCATGGCCAGACCGGGTGA
- a CDS encoding GlxA family transcriptional regulator, with protein MARPGERLHRVAVLVSEGAKPLDVGIPAQVFTTRASMPYEVRVCGAAPGPVTGGDGLAYHVAHGLAALTWADIVFIPGYRFPDREDPPPAVVAALRAAHERGARLAAISTGAFTLAATGLLDGRRATTHWHYTRALAAKHPLVRVDENVLFVDEGSVLTSAGAASGIDLCLHILRGDLGMAASNHAARRLVAAPYRSGGQAQYVPHSVPEVVGRRFAATREWALHRLDKPLTLEVLARHAAVSPRTFSRRFAEDTGYTPMQWVLRARLDRARELLESSDLSIERIAADVGLGTGANLRLHFRRILGTSPSEYRRTFNNGEILADRGAGAAGPVPPAGRT; from the coding sequence ATGGCCAGACCGGGTGAGCGGCTGCACCGGGTGGCCGTGCTGGTGTCCGAGGGCGCCAAGCCGCTCGACGTCGGCATCCCGGCCCAGGTTTTCACCACCCGCGCCAGCATGCCGTACGAGGTCCGGGTCTGCGGGGCCGCACCCGGCCCGGTGACCGGCGGTGACGGCCTGGCCTACCACGTCGCGCACGGGCTGGCCGCGCTGACCTGGGCCGACATCGTGTTCATCCCGGGCTACCGGTTCCCCGACCGGGAGGACCCGCCACCGGCCGTGGTGGCCGCCCTGCGCGCGGCGCACGAGCGCGGCGCCCGGCTCGCGGCGATCTCGACCGGCGCCTTCACGCTGGCCGCGACCGGTCTGCTCGACGGGCGTCGCGCCACCACGCACTGGCACTACACCCGTGCGCTGGCCGCCAAGCACCCGCTCGTCCGGGTCGACGAGAACGTGCTGTTCGTCGACGAGGGCAGCGTGCTCACCTCGGCCGGGGCGGCCTCCGGGATCGACCTGTGCCTGCACATCCTGCGCGGCGACCTGGGCATGGCGGCGTCCAACCACGCGGCCCGGCGGCTGGTGGCGGCGCCCTACCGCAGCGGCGGCCAGGCCCAGTACGTGCCGCACAGCGTGCCCGAGGTGGTGGGCCGGCGGTTCGCCGCGACCCGCGAGTGGGCGCTGCACCGGCTGGACAAGCCGCTCACCCTGGAGGTGCTGGCCCGGCACGCCGCGGTGTCGCCGCGCACGTTCTCCCGCCGCTTCGCCGAGGACACCGGCTACACCCCGATGCAGTGGGTGCTGCGGGCCCGCCTCGACCGGGCCCGCGAGCTGCTGGAGAGCTCGGATCTGAGCATCGAGCGGATCGCCGCCGATGTCGGCCTGGGCACCGGGGCCAACCTGCGGCTGCATTTCCGCCGGATCCTCGGCACCTCGCCCAGCGAATACCGGCGCACCTTCAACAATGGCGAGATCCTTGCGGACCGTGGCGCGGGCGCCGCTGGCCCGGTCCCGCCCGCCGGGCGAACCTGA
- the gap gene encoding type I glyceraldehyde-3-phosphate dehydrogenase translates to MTRIAINGFGRIGRLVLRALLERDSKLEVVAVNDLTGAAALARLLAFDSTAGRLGRPVSAEDDAILVDGRRIQVLAEREPGKLPWARLGVDVVVEATGRFTAATAARAHVDAGARKVLVAAPSDGADVTIAYGVNSDTYDPAAHTIVSNASCTTNALAPLAKVLDELAGIEHAFMTTVHAYTQEQNLQDGPHRDPRRARAAGVNIVPTTTGAAKAIGLVLPGLDGRLSGDSIRVPVPVGSIVELNTTVRRDVTRDDVLAAYRAAAAGPLRGILEYSEDPLVSSDITGNPASAIFDSLLTRVDGRHVKVVAWYDNEWGFANRVVDSLGLLTA, encoded by the coding sequence ATGACTCGTATCGCCATCAACGGATTCGGCCGGATCGGGCGCCTGGTGCTGCGCGCCCTGCTCGAGCGGGACAGCAAGCTCGAGGTGGTCGCGGTCAACGATCTCACCGGAGCGGCGGCGCTGGCCCGGCTGCTCGCGTTCGACTCCACGGCCGGGCGGCTGGGCCGTCCGGTGTCCGCCGAGGACGACGCCATCCTCGTCGACGGCCGGCGCATCCAGGTGCTGGCCGAGCGTGAGCCCGGCAAGCTGCCGTGGGCGCGGCTCGGGGTGGACGTCGTGGTCGAGGCCACCGGCCGGTTCACCGCGGCCACGGCCGCCCGGGCCCATGTGGACGCGGGGGCGCGCAAGGTGCTGGTCGCCGCGCCGTCGGACGGCGCGGACGTGACGATCGCCTACGGCGTCAACTCGGACACGTACGACCCGGCCGCGCACACCATCGTGTCCAACGCCTCGTGCACCACGAACGCGCTGGCGCCGCTGGCCAAGGTGCTCGACGAGCTGGCCGGCATCGAGCACGCGTTCATGACCACGGTGCACGCCTACACCCAGGAGCAGAACCTGCAGGACGGGCCGCACCGCGACCCGCGCCGGGCGCGCGCCGCCGGGGTCAACATCGTGCCGACCACCACCGGCGCGGCCAAGGCCATCGGGCTGGTGCTGCCCGGGCTGGACGGGCGGCTGTCCGGCGACTCGATCCGGGTGCCGGTGCCGGTGGGCTCCATCGTGGAGCTCAACACGACGGTCCGGCGCGACGTCACCCGCGACGACGTGCTGGCTGCCTATCGGGCCGCCGCGGCCGGGCCGCTGCGGGGGATCCTCGAATACTCCGAGGACCCCCTCGTCTCGTCGGACATCACCGGCAACCCGGCGTCGGCCATCTTCGACTCGCTGCTCACCCGGGTCGACGGGCGGCACGTCAAGGTCGTCGCCTGGTACGACAACGAGTGGGGCTTCGCCAACCGGGTGGTCGACAGCCTCGGGCTACTGACTGCTTGA
- the secA2 gene encoding accessory Sec system translocase SecA2: MGVSQRLKSRFRKFLQRPGTTVDLAPLERKLPAIEAREEALQELDDEALTAAAGEATTLEEICAIGREAARRAIEQRPYDVQLLGAMALLNGKVAEMATGEGKTLTATVAAYGHVRLGNGPVHVLTVNDYLARRDATWMEPIYTLLGLTVGWVTEASTPEQRREAYAADVTYVSVSEAGFDYLRDQLVTDIADRVQRELATAIVDEADSILIDEARVPMVLAGSVTDANDPVHNAADLVRELRAGRHYEVAEDGRSVAFTDAGLKALEDKMGIDLYADENVAQLSAVNVALHAEALLRRDVDYIVRDGTVELIDEMRGRVAQRRRWPDGLQAAVEAKEGLRTTAEGEVLDTITVQAYIALYKTVCGMTATAVHVGEQLREYFKLEVAVIPPNTPNIREDEPDRIYSAHDMRDEALVEEIKIAHDKGRPVLIGTLDVKASELLAKQLAAAGVPSNVLNAKNDDEEAAIIAEAGALGAVTVSTQMAGRGVDIRLGGSDEKDRDKVVELGGLYVIGSGRHDSRRVDDQLRGRAGRQGDPGGSVFFVSLEDALVTRHAGDILPSSPRMDMDGVVHDDQVDYAVEHAQRVAEGVNHEIHRNTWRYSVVIEQQRVALAERRERLLTSEIAAIMLLEKSPEKAKEIDEDVLSDAARSIALFHLDRLWAEHLAELSEVREGVHLRALGKLDPLDEFHRSAVPAFQKVFTEIERRTIETFEEVDLTDGWQPERAEIVRPSATWTYLVHDNPFGSELDRLIAAVGRRLTSSSQ, encoded by the coding sequence ATGGGTGTGTCTCAGCGGCTGAAGAGCCGGTTCCGCAAGTTCCTGCAGCGACCGGGCACGACGGTCGATCTCGCCCCGCTGGAGCGCAAGCTCCCGGCGATCGAGGCCCGCGAGGAGGCCTTGCAGGAGCTGGACGACGAGGCGCTGACCGCCGCCGCCGGCGAGGCCACGACGCTCGAGGAGATCTGCGCGATCGGCCGCGAGGCCGCCCGGCGCGCTATCGAGCAGCGGCCGTACGACGTCCAGCTGCTCGGTGCCATGGCGCTGCTGAACGGCAAGGTCGCCGAGATGGCCACCGGTGAGGGCAAGACCCTGACCGCGACCGTCGCGGCGTACGGGCACGTGCGGCTCGGCAACGGCCCGGTGCACGTGCTCACCGTCAACGACTACCTGGCCCGCCGCGACGCCACCTGGATGGAGCCGATCTACACGCTGCTCGGTCTGACCGTCGGCTGGGTCACCGAGGCGTCCACCCCGGAGCAGCGCCGCGAGGCCTACGCCGCCGACGTCACGTACGTCTCGGTCAGCGAGGCCGGCTTCGACTACCTGCGCGACCAGCTGGTCACCGACATCGCCGACCGGGTGCAGCGTGAGCTGGCCACCGCGATCGTCGACGAGGCCGACTCGATCCTGATCGACGAGGCCCGGGTGCCGATGGTGCTGGCCGGCAGCGTGACCGACGCGAACGACCCGGTGCACAACGCCGCCGACCTGGTCCGTGAGCTGCGCGCCGGCCGGCACTACGAGGTCGCCGAGGACGGCCGCAGCGTCGCCTTCACCGATGCCGGTCTCAAGGCCCTCGAGGACAAGATGGGCATCGACCTGTACGCCGACGAGAACGTCGCGCAGCTGTCCGCGGTCAACGTCGCGCTGCACGCCGAGGCCCTGCTGCGCCGCGACGTCGACTACATCGTGCGGGACGGCACGGTCGAGCTGATCGACGAGATGCGCGGCCGGGTGGCCCAGCGCCGCCGCTGGCCCGACGGGCTGCAGGCCGCGGTCGAGGCCAAGGAGGGCCTGCGCACCACGGCCGAGGGTGAGGTGCTCGACACCATCACCGTGCAGGCGTACATCGCGCTGTACAAGACCGTCTGCGGCATGACGGCGACCGCGGTGCACGTCGGTGAGCAGCTCCGCGAGTATTTCAAGCTCGAGGTCGCGGTGATCCCGCCGAACACCCCGAACATCCGCGAGGACGAGCCCGACCGCATCTACTCCGCGCACGACATGCGCGACGAGGCGCTGGTCGAGGAGATCAAGATCGCCCACGACAAGGGCCGCCCGGTGCTCATCGGCACCCTCGACGTGAAGGCCTCCGAGCTGCTCGCCAAGCAGCTCGCCGCGGCGGGCGTGCCGAGCAACGTGCTCAACGCCAAGAACGACGACGAGGAAGCCGCCATCATCGCCGAGGCGGGCGCGCTCGGCGCGGTCACCGTCTCCACCCAGATGGCCGGCCGGGGCGTCGACATCCGCCTCGGCGGCAGCGACGAGAAGGACCGCGACAAGGTCGTCGAGCTCGGCGGGCTCTACGTCATCGGCAGCGGCCGGCACGACAGCCGCCGCGTCGACGACCAGCTGCGCGGCCGCGCCGGCCGGCAGGGCGACCCGGGCGGCTCGGTGTTCTTCGTCAGCCTCGAGGACGCCCTCGTCACCCGGCACGCCGGCGACATCCTGCCGTCCTCGCCGCGGATGGACATGGACGGCGTGGTGCACGACGACCAGGTGGACTACGCCGTGGAGCACGCCCAGCGGGTCGCCGAGGGCGTCAACCACGAGATCCACCGCAACACCTGGCGCTACAGCGTGGTGATCGAGCAGCAGCGGGTGGCCCTGGCCGAGCGCCGGGAACGGCTGCTGACCTCCGAGATCGCCGCGATCATGCTGCTGGAGAAGTCCCCCGAGAAGGCCAAGGAGATCGACGAGGACGTGCTGTCCGACGCGGCCCGCTCGATCGCGCTGTTCCACCTCGACCGGCTGTGGGCCGAGCACCTGGCCGAGCTGTCCGAGGTGCGCGAGGGTGTGCACCTGCGGGCGCTGGGCAAGCTGGACCCGCTCGACGAGTTCCACCGGTCGGCGGTCCCGGCCTTCCAGAAGGTGTTCACCGAGATCGAACGGCGCACCATCGAGACGTTCGAGGAGGTCGACCTCACCGACGGGTGGCAGCCCGAGCGCGCCGAGATCGTGCGCCCGAGCGCCACCTGGACCTATCTGGTGCACGACAACCCGTTCGGCTCCGAGCTCGACCGGCTCATCGCCGCCGTCGGCCGCCGCCTCACCTCAAGCAGTCAGTAG
- a CDS encoding ABC transporter ATP-binding protein, which yields MGDLLPYLREHRGTLVVVAVLSAVAAAASLGQPVLVRAVLDAITGHRSTATPVTLLVVLLVAGAVLGGLRDYLLQRTAEGLVLTTRRRLAGHLLRLPIAEYDARRTGDLLSRVGADTTLLRAVVTSGLFEMASGVVMVVGAVVAMAVLDPLLLAVALAGLAVGMGVAITLSRRVRGLSEQAQARLGEMTSAVERAISAARTIRASRAEEREAHTVGRSAGEAYDAGMRVARLQAVVEPASITAIQGAFLLVLGFGGARVASGAIGVGDLVAFILFLFFLVMPLGQALNAYTRLQTGLGALHRIEEILDLPAETTGDAGNAVMAGDDVVFDRVTFGYPGGAPVLRDVSFTVPHGSRVALVGPSGAGKSTTLALIERFYEVSEGAVRVGGADVRDLPRDALRGRLGYVEQEAPVLAGTLRDNLLLTAPGADDATLLRALAEVNLDTLVSRTPAGLDVQVGEGGVLLSGGERQRLAIARALLAGTPILLLDEPTSNLDARNEAALREAIATAAHRRTLIIVAHRLATVVDSDRIVVLEAGRVVAVGTHQELLEISPLYKELATHQLLVP from the coding sequence ATGGGGGATCTCCTGCCGTATCTGCGGGAGCATCGCGGCACGCTCGTCGTTGTCGCGGTGCTCTCCGCCGTCGCCGCCGCTGCGTCGCTCGGGCAGCCGGTGCTGGTCCGGGCCGTGCTGGATGCGATCACCGGGCACCGGTCCACCGCCACGCCGGTGACGCTGCTCGTCGTGCTGCTGGTGGCCGGTGCGGTGCTCGGCGGGCTGCGCGACTACCTGCTGCAACGCACGGCCGAGGGGCTGGTGCTGACCACCCGGCGCCGGCTCGCGGGCCACCTGCTGCGGCTGCCGATCGCCGAGTACGACGCCCGGCGCACCGGCGACCTGCTGTCCCGGGTCGGCGCCGACACCACACTGCTGCGGGCGGTGGTGACCTCGGGGCTGTTCGAGATGGCCTCCGGCGTGGTGATGGTGGTCGGGGCTGTCGTGGCGATGGCCGTGCTCGACCCGCTGCTGCTGGCCGTCGCGCTGGCCGGGCTGGCGGTCGGCATGGGCGTGGCGATCACCCTGTCCCGGCGGGTGCGCGGGCTCTCCGAGCAGGCGCAGGCCCGGCTGGGCGAGATGACCTCGGCGGTCGAGCGGGCGATCTCGGCCGCCCGCACGATCCGGGCCAGCCGGGCCGAGGAGCGCGAGGCGCACACCGTCGGGCGCAGCGCCGGTGAGGCCTACGACGCCGGGATGCGCGTCGCCCGGCTGCAGGCCGTGGTGGAACCGGCCTCGATCACGGCGATCCAGGGTGCTTTCCTGCTCGTGCTGGGCTTCGGCGGGGCCCGGGTGGCCTCCGGCGCGATCGGTGTCGGCGACCTGGTGGCCTTCATCCTGTTCCTGTTCTTCCTGGTCATGCCGCTCGGGCAGGCGCTGAACGCCTACACCCGGCTGCAGACCGGGCTGGGCGCGCTGCACCGCATCGAGGAGATCCTGGACCTGCCCGCGGAGACGACGGGGGACGCCGGGAACGCGGTCATGGCCGGCGACGACGTGGTGTTCGACCGGGTCACGTTCGGCTATCCGGGCGGTGCGCCGGTGCTGCGCGACGTGTCGTTCACCGTCCCGCACGGCTCCCGGGTCGCCCTGGTCGGCCCGTCCGGTGCGGGCAAGTCCACCACGCTGGCCCTGATCGAGCGCTTCTACGAGGTGAGCGAGGGGGCGGTACGGGTCGGCGGCGCGGATGTGCGCGACCTGCCGCGTGACGCCCTGCGCGGCCGGCTCGGTTACGTGGAGCAGGAGGCGCCCGTGCTGGCCGGCACGTTGCGTGACAACCTCCTGCTCACCGCGCCCGGCGCCGACGACGCCACGCTGCTGCGCGCGCTGGCGGAGGTCAACCTCGACACCCTGGTCTCGCGTACGCCCGCCGGGCTGGACGTCCAGGTCGGGGAGGGCGGGGTGCTGCTCTCCGGGGGTGAGCGCCAGCGGCTGGCGATCGCCCGGGCGCTGCTCGCCGGCACCCCGATCCTGCTGCTCGACGAGCCCACCAGCAACCTCGACGCCCGCAACGAGGCGGCCCTGCGCGAGGCCATCGCCACCGCGGCGCACCGCCGCACGCTGATCATCGTCGCCCACCGCCTCGCCACGGTGGTCGACAGCGACCGGATCGTGGTCCTCGAGGCGGGCCGGGTCGTGGCCGTCGGCACCCACCAGGAACTTCTGGAGATCAGCCCGCTCTACAAGGAACTCGCCACCCACCAACTGCTGGTTCCGTAG
- a CDS encoding zinc-binding alcohol dehydrogenase, with translation MRDRNLVVTGPGRLEIVEEEVAPGPFRVRTLYTGVSAGTELSYVKGTNPALHHSFDPELGLFGAAPEQAWPVTRLGYMEVGRVESSSTPAVTEGTVVAMTYGHRTGWTGDPLRDRVVPLPADLDPILGIYVAHMGPICANGLLHAAADLRGTDVRSLGDGVAGRRVAVTGAGVVGLLTALFAKLHGAASVVVLDPTLERRAVAEALGLETLDPEAADPAVVLKTAWRHTAGDRGADVVFQCRGQDSALHLALRLLRPQGTVVDLAFYQGGAEAVRLGEEFHHNGLGLRCAQIGRVPRGLAPTWDRERLSAETVALLRAYGEGVGKHLISAVVPFDEAPALLMDLAERRRHELQAVISC, from the coding sequence ATGCGTGACCGCAACCTGGTGGTGACCGGGCCGGGCCGCCTCGAGATCGTCGAGGAGGAGGTGGCCCCGGGGCCGTTCCGGGTGCGCACGCTGTACACCGGTGTCTCGGCCGGCACCGAGCTCAGCTATGTCAAGGGCACCAACCCGGCGCTGCACCACAGCTTCGACCCCGAGCTCGGGCTGTTCGGCGCCGCCCCGGAACAGGCGTGGCCGGTGACCCGGCTCGGCTACATGGAGGTCGGCCGGGTCGAGTCCAGCAGCACCCCGGCGGTCACCGAGGGCACGGTCGTGGCGATGACGTACGGACACCGCACCGGCTGGACCGGCGACCCGCTGCGCGACCGTGTCGTGCCCCTGCCGGCCGACCTCGACCCGATCCTCGGCATCTACGTGGCGCACATGGGCCCGATCTGCGCCAACGGCCTGCTGCACGCCGCCGCCGACCTGCGCGGCACCGACGTGCGCTCGCTCGGCGACGGGGTGGCCGGCCGGCGCGTGGCGGTCACCGGCGCGGGCGTGGTCGGGCTGCTCACCGCGCTGTTCGCGAAGCTGCACGGCGCCGCCTCGGTCGTCGTGCTCGACCCCACGCTGGAGCGCCGCGCGGTCGCCGAGGCCCTCGGCCTGGAGACCCTCGACCCCGAGGCCGCCGATCCCGCCGTGGTGCTCAAGACGGCGTGGCGGCACACCGCCGGCGACCGCGGTGCCGACGTGGTGTTCCAGTGCCGCGGCCAGGACTCGGCGCTGCACCTGGCGCTGCGGCTGCTGCGCCCCCAGGGCACGGTCGTCGACCTGGCGTTCTACCAGGGCGGGGCGGAGGCGGTGCGGCTGGGCGAGGAGTTCCATCACAACGGGCTCGGGCTGCGCTGCGCCCAGATCGGCCGGGTGCCGCGCGGGCTGGCGCCGACGTGGGACCGGGAACGGCTGTCCGCGGAGACGGTCGCGCTGCTCCGGGCGTACGGGGAAGGGGTCGGGAAGCATCTGATCTCCGCCGTCGTGCCGTTCGACGAGGCCCCGGCGTTGCTGATGGATCTGGCCGAGCGACGGCGTCACGAACTGCAGGCCGTCATCAGCTGCTGA